In Paraburkholderia phenazinium, the following are encoded in one genomic region:
- a CDS encoding helix-turn-helix domain-containing protein yields MRKSEDALETTTPLGFIEPSSPSSGASILQFVFVPSPRLPAHRGDGRPLADLTAKYEADPRKLAALQRARGRLAEKIVEAKGGQRSLAAMRLAAGLSQTQLAEKTGILQPQIARLEAGAIANAGAKTIRKLREALGVSGDEILDSVSDDDAEHA; encoded by the coding sequence ATGAGAAAGTCCGAAGATGCGTTGGAGACTACGACGCCCTTGGGTTTTATCGAGCCAAGTAGCCCAAGCTCCGGGGCGTCGATTCTCCAATTTGTTTTCGTGCCGTCACCTCGGTTGCCAGCGCATCGAGGCGATGGGCGCCCACTCGCTGATCTGACAGCGAAATACGAGGCGGATCCGCGGAAATTAGCAGCGCTCCAACGAGCACGCGGAAGGTTAGCTGAGAAGATCGTTGAGGCCAAAGGCGGTCAGCGATCGCTTGCCGCAATGCGACTTGCTGCGGGGCTGTCGCAGACGCAGCTTGCAGAAAAGACCGGAATTTTGCAGCCACAGATAGCGCGATTGGAAGCTGGCGCGATCGCAAACGCTGGCGCCAAGACAATCAGGAAGCTACGCGAAGCACTGGGCGTATCTGGGGATGAAATTTTGGATTCGGTGAGCGATGATGATGCAGAGCACGCCTAA
- a CDS encoding ECF-type sigma factor has product MRLNWAILVNLRCLSGYTKAEGTEALAASSSSVNREINLIRNVFAVTREE; this is encoded by the coding sequence TTGCGCTTGAATTGGGCAATCTTGGTTAACCTTAGGTGCCTTTCCGGCTACACAAAAGCGGAAGGAACGGAAGCGCTGGCAGCGAGTTCGTCATCGGTCAATCGTGAGATCAACCTGATCCGCAACGTGTTCGCCGTGACCCGAGAGGAATGA